aatgaaaattgaaaattcaaagcAGCGAAAATTTCAACATTCgagaaacaaaattgaataagtttacttttttcttttcaaataagACTGACTGTTTATGGTGGACTTGTCCGAGAAGGTCAAACCTAACTGAAATAGAGCAAGGGGTAATAAAAAGCAAAAGTGAAGGGAGAAAATGAATGATGGCACTTCATGTACACCATAATCAAGTGCAAGCCTTAATTGTCAAAATAAGCACCAACATGTTACattgttataacaaaaaattcagGATTCAAAGCTTATACAGCAAGAGAAATGTTACTGGAAATAAAATTGCACGGATTAAAGAATTGAAACGTGAAATAAGGACTCATAAACTCCACCAATGTCATGATCATAACTCCAGTAACATATTGAAATACCAAATTAAGGGCTGTTAGAAGGTAATCATCATGAAAAGGAAACAGTAATCACTTGTTACAGTTCTGAAGTTCTTACTAAAAAAATCCCAACCCCAACATCGACACAAACAAGTTGCCAAGTACGCGATAAACAAAAGCATCCTACTATATAGGACATTGTCTTGTTACTGAATGCTAATAGACACCAGTGAACAACTAAACAATAATCTGTTAATCAATATAAACAATAAACTTAGATTGATAAACACAACATTAACATACCCATATCTTTTGTAATGCTCCCAGCTTTTGCGAGCTATGTTTATTGGCATAAACGGGGTAGTAAAACCGTAATCGTAATAAAATGTAATACCTATTACTTCTCCTGAAAGATTTACAAGTGCGCCACCCTCACCACACTACAACAAAAGAAACTGTTTATAAAGCAGTAGGGGATGAGCTATCAATATCAAAAAGAGCCACACAACAATTCGAAATGCAAAAAATTTCTTCCGAGAAAAcggaagaaaaatgaaaatgaaatacaacaacaacaacaatcaagccttattccactaagtggggtcggctacatggatcaaattgcgtcgtagtgttctatcataaatcatattttggATCCGACCCATTAACCTCTaaatctttcctaatagttTTTCTTAGTTTTCCTAGCTCATCCTCTACCTCTTTTGACCCGACTctcctccatctgatctactcttcttacgaCAACATCTACAAATCTTAtctctacatgtccaaaccgcctaagcctattttctaccaacttttccTGCTATAGGTGCTACCCTCACTCTCTTTCTAATGGTGTTATTCCTAATCCTATCCCGTCTAGTTTTACCACTCATCCAACGCAACATATCAAACTACAAATCcctgaagaaggaaaaaagcTCCAATCATCTTTTGACGATAGATGAGCTAAAAAAGGTAAAATGATGACATAACCCACGGCTCCAACACAAGGAGCATAAGACTCACTTATTTGAAATGTATGACAGAACCCAAAGATAGCACAATTCATGTTTGTCGACTAATTACATCCATGTACCAATTACAACACAACAATAAGTAGGTTAAACATTCGCTTGTAGCTCATAGTTTGTAGAACTCCAGAAACTCTCAACCGTACAGTTAAATGAAATAGTTCAATCAATAATATGCAGAAAGTTAAGCAATCATTCTTTGTTCACACTCAATAGGGGAGAGAAATTACACTTGTGGTCTTGCAAGACCCCATGAAGAGCTCCTTACAGTCAAGATCGCAGCGGTCAAGACTTGAAAGGAAGAAACAAGAGTTAGAACAAGGGAACTTAGCTGCCAAAGTAAACTAATATGTACAAATTAGAACAGATGTATCTAATCTAATCTTACTTACATGAATTGACCGGGAGCAGCCATGAGATCAAATGGTTTGGCAAAATAACGGCCCACGGCAACTATTGGAAGACCAGGAACAAGGTTAAAATGGCTAGAATGTGGATGAAGAGGAAATGAGTTGTCCTGAGCTGGATTAACATTAATGTAATCGTCCACTTGTCTTAGTATGGCAGTAGGAAGGGATATATCGGACTGAAACCGTATCCAAGCAATATTAAAGTGGAAATCATAGGCACATACTTCTCCTACATATGATCCACCATCATACAGGTATACGATAACCTACGAAGAAGAATAAAACATCATAGTCATCTTGACTATGATGCAGATGCAATGCCTGCCTAATCATCAATTTATAAATAAACACGAACCAACCTTAAGACTATCTGCCAAAGTATCGTCCAGGAGACCTTTTTCACGAGGACGCCGAAGGAGATTGGCGGATGTCAAAACAATATGAGCATTATTGGCATCATTTTCAACGATCACACCGGAACATTGATTCAATTCTTGGTCCCCtataaaggaaaaaaagcaATGATTATTGTAATGTAGCAAGAtcattaaaagaaagagagaaaaggaaTTGGAGAGTTGAATAGAATACAATACCAGTAGTATAAGATAAAAGAGCAACAACAGAAGAAGAAACCTTAAGAGCAGCTTTCTTTGTCTGTAAATCCAGAAAGACATTATCATCTTTAGAATTGAACTTTGGTCGCTTAGATAAGTTTTTTATGCGATGCATAAGTTCCGGATCCGGCTCTGCATGCAACAATGGATTATTTGTCTGTGACATAGATTAAGTACTTAATTAAGAataatagtttaaaaaaaaaaaaaggaaaatcttACTGTAATTTTCTGGATTGAATTCCTCTTTTATACATTCTCGTAACCAAGGATTTTTCCTCTTTAAGATTTTCTTAAACACGGCTTGTGGCGTCTACAAAGCACAAGAACAACATGAACatgaattattatttcttttctttacatATATAGCTCAAATCAAAAGTATATACAATTGAGAGACAAATACATACATTATCATACATATCAATTCAATTCTAGTTGACCGAGAGGGAGCTTTGTCGAGATAGAGCAGATATTGAATACGATCTATGCTTAGCCTCTATTTAGGGTTTTTGGGTTGAAAGTTGCTTTTATTCAAAGTTTCTTTAAAATGACGTAAATATCCTCGGCGGTagttatcaatttattttaagaaatgtattttaatttcaagttATTATCATGGTAAAAATAAAGCtacaataatatttgatttgattctaaTGGGATTCTAATGGTAGAAAtgtattttttccttttctaatcGTAAGAAAACAGATATATCTATAAATTAAAATCTcatttgatttcttcttctatattttacaattttccAATGTTTTATGTTAACATTGCCTAGCTTGTAAAATGGAAAAATGTTAACACTCTTAGAGTCTTGGGACTTCTCACCCAGAGATGACACACTATGAGATTACTCACCTAAATTatgatttatcaaaaaaaatgttgacatTTGGCTACAACATATACTTTTTGGGTAATAGTGTTTTATCCCCTATAATATATGTCACTTTTGATTTTGtcctctgtaaaatattttttttagattccgttcatgtaaaataaagattctttaGAAATAGACCCTGATCCATCCAACTCATCAGATTCGCTGATGTGACGCTGATATGGCATGTTGACCAAGCATTTTTTGATTATGTGGCACCGtaattgtataattaattttatttttcatttttttttattaaattggactaaataaattaattaaaaagtcatttaattttttttcataagatcttcatcatcaccaacaacatgttcttcatcttcatccctTTAATagtcatttttttcattattcttAAACCAAAAAACTCAATCTCTCCTTCAACATCAACGACACTTCCTCTTCTCTTAACACAagaacaacaccaacaacacaacaacatcatcacaaCAACACATCAACAACACAAATCTTCATCAACACATTTTTCGGATCTAGACAGACAATTTATGTAtagtgaataaattttttaataataattgaatcagagacaaacacaacaacaattacaAGTTCTAAAAAACACCAGTTTATTGATTATGGAGGagggaaaaattgagagagAGAAATCGTTGTATAATGAGAGAGCTAAAATCCAAtaacccttttcttcttcactgaaacacaacaacaattatCAGTTCTTCTTTACTCTCCAAATCCCTAACCCTTTtcaatttgaacaaaaaaaaaatcttcaaatccatacacaacaacaatttttcttatattctCTTCTCCCTCTATTCACAATTGTGAATCAAATCCAACAACACAACACGATGCAGCAAATTCGTCTTCCCCcaaaattttcttcatcttcaacgtCACAAAAAACTCTGTcatgttttcatatttgttttttgccATAACAATAAAAGGGGAACAAATAATCATAAGTTGAAGGTTTTTCTTGAAGAAAGAGGAGAAGGGGGAAGAACAGAAGAGAGGGAGCCCAGAGATAAGAGAGAAAActttgaagaaagaagagagagaaccaagagagaggaagaaatccagatttttctatttcatgaattatgggttttttcccttctttttttaattaattaatcagattttttagtttatttatttaatccaatttaataaaaaaatgaaaaaaataataattatacagtcatAGTGCCATGTAATCAAAAAATGATGAGTCAACGTGCCATATCAGCGAATCTGATGAGTTGGATGGATCAGGGTCTATTTTTGAAGAATCTTtcttttacaaggacgaaatctaaaaaaaatattttacagggggcaaaaccaaaagtgacctatattatagagggtaaaacactattaaccctactttttttggttaaaaaaagaaattgttgacATTGCCTGTCATTGTTGATTGGTGTTATAATTAagtaggcttaaatgctcttttggtcccttaactatttaatttgtatcgctttggtcccttaactaaaaaaaagattgtttgaggattttaagtttttttttagtctcattTTGGTctcttctgttaggtttccgttagggttttaaaaaaaagttaactcctggacacgtgtcaccttgtcattggctctgagtatttttatttttttttgttaaaaaaaaaatctcagagccaatgacaaggtgacacgtgtccacacttaacgttttttattaaaactaacggaaacctaacagaatggaccaaaacgagactaaaaaaaaacttaaaattctcaaacaatcttttttttagttaagggaccaaagcgatatcaattaaatagttaagggaccaaaagagcatttaagccaattaagtatatataaatatgtggcaaaatgttgatgattttgtttgagtaaaatatatatatttctatgacgtataataaaatataacacaaagATGATTGTAAAATATgtatgagtaattttttgtacATTTATGTTACTGTTTtaatatataactaattttcTCAATTAATCGTTAGTATGTTGTATACACATGAAAGTCTTGtggaaaactaaataaaatatatacatatgaaGGAACTTAATTCTTGTTATTTTTCCTTCTCGGCATTATTAAAGATGTGGTGATTCTTGCATGAGAGAATTCAACCATTTGGAATAATAGCAATTTTGGATATTTATGAATAATTTACGTCAAGTATACATGTGTATGTATGAAAATAGACATACAATTTTAACGACTTCTTAATAACCAAGTGTACAATTTTAAATCATTAagatatgatttaatttaattttcattaaaaaaaaaacagttgtgTAATAATCAAGTTTAACATTAATATCAAAGGATAATTGGATATTGACTCTTTTATACTATCGATTATGTTAcgtcaaaagttataaattctCACCCTGCAACCCTTCTaaaaatatatactccctccgtccctaattataggacccttttgaaaaaataacgggaattaagatagtgggtatttgtattaaatatgtttgtaattactattgtttttacaattttatcctttaaaagaGAATTGGTGATACAACTATTGGGTCAAGTGATGGGCTTGTGACGAAAAGGAAGAGAACTGCTCCAATATGGATGAATGACTACTATCCACATTAAGGTTTTAGaataattatttgataattCTGTTAACACTTTTAAAGGGATGTAAGACACTTGTCATGATCTGTACCATGCACTAATCAAGCCTATTATTTATAAAGGCATGTACTCAGTACTTGGAGgtttatgaaatgaattaagTACCATTTATCTAGATTCTTAGATAGTTTTTATCAATTTCCTTTCTCTGTGTTAGTACTGTTATCAGTATCGTAACAAATTGGTGCTTTCATCTTCACTCACCATGCCTCCCAAAACTGAAAAATTGATCTCTGAAGAACAAATGCAACAGTTGCGTGAGATGATGGAATCCTTAGTCACCACTCGACTAGATTCATTTCGCGATCAAATCGCCATGGCCAATTCAGCTGCTTCCAAACCCACTTCATCTATCCATCCATCGTACCAACCACTACAACCCAAACCTCCCAAAATAACCCTTCGTTCCTTTGATGGTTCCGAACCCCTTGATTGGATCTTCCAGGCAGAACAGTACTTTGATCTATCACAAACCCCACATCACCAAAGGCTCACATACATTCCATTTTTCATGACTGGTTCAGCCTTAGCTTGGTTTAAGTGGATCTATGCGAATCACCCTCCGGCGACCTGGGATGAATTTATCAAAGCTCTTGAGCTTCGATTTGGTCCGTCGAGCTACGAAAATCACCAAATCGCGTTGTTCAACTTACGGCAAACTGGATCTGTGGTGGCGTATCAATCGCAATTCGAGCATATCTCGAATCGCACACGTGGTATTCCTCCTTTAGTGTTGCTCAATTGCTTCCTATCGGGGTTGCGTGTTGAAATCCAACGAGAATTGCAGATTCTTAAACCCTACTCCCTCCATGATGCGATTGGTATGGCTAAGTTAATTGAAGCTAAACTTGCTGATTCACGTTACTCTAGTCATCGCTCGACACGATCGGTTCCACCGCCTCCACCGGCGACTACCGGAACTACGCCAGAGCACTCATCCATTCCTATCAAGAGGCTCACTGCAGAGGCGATGCAGGAGCGTAGGTCGCGAGGACTTTGTTTCAACTGTGATGACCCATGGGTAACCGGCCATCGTTGGAAATCGCGTCAGTTCATGATTTTATTGGTTGACGACGATTACACCACTCCGGTTGAGACGGAGGAAAACCCACCAGAGCTAGAGGACACAAAAGCATCAGACGTTGTAGAACCTGCTTCCATGATCTCGTCTGAACACTTTCATCTTTCAGGGGCTGCTTTACTCGGTTCCCCATCAACACGCACCCTGCGTGTCACCGGCCGTATACAACAGATGGAGGTGTCCATCCTTATCGACTCTGGAAGTTCACATAACATCCTTCAGCCCCGAGTTGCCTCATTCCTTCAACTGAATGTTGAATCTATCAACCCTTTTGATGTGTTCGTCGGCAATGGGGAGACCATCAAATGTTCAGGTAGCTGTAACAACATTCCGATTCACATTAATGATGCCATATTTCAAGTTCCTTTTATGATTTTACCCATCCATGGTGCTGATGTTGTGTTGGGAGTACAATGGCTAAGTACTCTAGGGCCATTCCTATCTGATTATAGCATTCCTTGCATTCAATTTTTCCACAATAATAAACCAGTCACTATATTAGGAGCCAATTCACCCATACCTACACATGCTTCATTTTCACAATTTACCCGTTACTTACACACTGACACAATTGCGTCCATACATTCAATTGATGTTACTCCCATTCAACCATCTGACCATACTGATGCTATTCCACAAGGATCTAGAGACCCTTCAATCCAAAACATTCTCAACAAATTTCCAACAATTTTTTCCCAACCAAAATCACTTCCCCCCCACCGTAGCCAAGACCACCACATACACCTTTTACCTGGCTCCTCCCCTGTTAATGTGAAACCGTACAGATACCCGCACTACCACAAGGAAACTATGAccaaaatgattaaagaaatgCTTGAAAATGGTACTATACGACCCAGTACTAGTCCCTTTTCATCACCGGTATTATTGGTTCGAAAGAAGGATGGGTCTTGGCGCTTTTGTGTAGATTACCGTGCCCTGAATGCTATAACGATTAAAGATCGTTTTCCTATACCAACTGTGGATGAGTTGCTTGATGAGCTCCATGGTGCAACCCACTTCTCCAAACTGGACTTACGatctggttatcatcagatcCTTCTTGCGTCGGAAGACACATTCAAAACGGCATTTCGCACGGTGGATGgccattttgaatttttggtgATGCCCTTTGGCCTATCCAATGCTCCTTCTACATTTCAAGCTACCATGAATGAGGTGTTTCGTGAGTGTTTGAGGCGATTTATATTGGTGttttttgatgatattttggtttATAGCCCCAGCTTAGAAGCTCACTTGATACACCTCCAAACTACCTTGGAAATCttacaacaacatcaattttttGCTAAGGAATCTAAGTGTTCTTTTGGGGTCAGTAAAGTGGAATATTTGGGTCATATTGTATCGGCCGAAGGGGTAGCGGTTGATCCTTCCAAAATCACTGCAATTTTGGAATGGCCTTGTCCCAATTCTGTCACTGCCTTGAGAGGTTTTTTGGGGCTGACAGGCTATTATCGGAAGTTCGTACGCCACTATGCAACAATTGCAGCGCCATTAACAGAATTGCTTAAAACTAATAATTTCTCTTGGTCTGATGTTGCTCAGAAGTCCTTTCAGAAGCTTAAGGATGCTATGGTTAACCTTCCGGTATTGCGACTTCCAAACTTCAATGAATTATTTGAGGTTACAACGGACGCATCCGGCATTGCAATTGGGGCGGTTTTATCACAACAAGCACATCCCATTGCATTTTTCAGCAGGAAATTGAGTCCTCGAATGCAAGTTGCATCAGCTTATGACCGTGAGATGTTTGCTATTATGGAAGCGGTAAAAAAATGGCGGCAGTACTTGTTGGGGCGTCATTTCAACATCTTTACTGATCAAAAGAGTTTAAAAGGGCTTCTCAATCAAGTCATTCAAACTCCATCTCAACAGCGGTGGCTGACCAAACTCCTCGGATATGATTATGAAATATTCTACACTCCGGGAAAGGACAATCGAGTGGCTGATGCCTTGTCACGCATCCAGCCAGTGGAGTCCATTCATATGGCCCTATCAACTCTCCAACCTATGTTAATAGAAACATTGCGGTGCTTCTACACCACACATCAAACAGGTGTGGCTTTGATGATGAAGTTTGGCAATTCTGCCACAACCACAGAGCCCTTTTCCATCCAGCAAGGTATATTGTATTACCGAAACAGAATATTTATTCCATTGGAGTGTGAATTGCGCAGAGAACTCTTGAAGGAATTCCATGACTCACCTACGGGAGGCCACTCTGGCATCAAGGGTACAACTGCTCGACTAGCTGCTGTTTTTGCTTGGCCTAACATGGCTAAGGATGTGAGGACATACATTAAGGAATGTTTAGTATGCCAAAGCAGTAAGTATTCAACTCAAAAGACTCCGGGGTTGCTGCAACCTCTTCCCATTCCGACTCAAGTGTGGCAAGATATATCAATGGATTTTATCACTCATTTACCAATGGTTCATGGAAAATCTGTCATATGGGTTATAGTGGACATGCTCACCAAATATGGTCACTTCATAGCCTTACCAAGTGGGTATTCTGCCATTCATATTGCTGTCATTTATATGACGGAGATTTACAAACTCCATGGAATTCCCAAATCTATTGTTAGTGATCGAGACAGGGTGTTTATAAGCAAGTTTTGGAAGGAGCTCTTCAGACTTAGCGGTACCCAATTGACATTTTCTAGTGCTTATCATCCTCAATCGGATGGTCAAACGGAAGTAACGAACCGTACACTTGAAACTTACTTAAGATGCTATGTAACTGATACACCACGAAACTGGCTTCAGTACTTACATTTAGCAGAATATTGGTACAATACCACTTATCACTCGGCCATCCAAATGACTCCTTTCCAAGCTTTGTATGGCAGACTGCCTCCCAACTTAACAATATACAGTCCGGGCTCCACTCCTATTGCCACAATTGACGAAACCTTGTCTCAACGTCAAGCTCAGCTGCAACTACTTAAGCAGAATCTCACCTAAGCTCAACAAAGGATGCGGTCTCAAGCTAATTCGCATAGGGTGGACCTCACTTTCAAGGTGGGTGATTGGGTTATGCTACGACTCCAACCTTACCGGCAACATTCTGTTCGAAACCGTTAGAGTCCTAAATTTGCACGCCGTTTCTATGGGCCTTTTAAGGTGCTCAAGATGATCGGGAATGTAGCCTATGAGTTACAACTGCCAACCACTGCGCGTATTCACCCGGTTTTCCACGTCTCTAAACTCAAGGCTTTCCATGGCACACCTCCTGCCACAGTTCCAGAATTAGCAGAAGAGATCGTTGGCACTCGCGTTGAACTACGCCCTGCAAAATTATTGGGTTCTCGAACTCTACAGACTAATCACGGATTTCGCAGACAGGTTCTCATACAATGGCAGGATGCTCCGGAAAATGAATCAACATGGGAGGACAAAGAGGAGTTTCAGACCTCTTTTCCATCTTTTGACCTTGAGGACAAGGTCCTTCCAGATGGGGTAGGTAATGATACAACTATTGGGTCAAGTGATGGGCTTGTGACGAAAAGGAAGAGAACTGCTCCAATATGGATGAATGACTACTATCCACATTAAGGTTTTAGaataattatttgataattCTGTTAACACTTTTAAAGGGATGTAAGACACTTGTCATGATCTGTACTATGCACTAATCAAGCCTATTATTTATAAAGGCATGTACTCAGTACTTGGAGgtttatgaaatgaattaagTACCATTTATCTAGATTCTTAGATAGTTTTTATCAATTTCCTTTCTCTGTGTTAGTATTGTTATCAGTATCGTAAcaattggtttatgttttcaatatgatatttattgctgattgaagaaaattatgtataataaataggggcatgcatgtaaagaaatattaatgtagttggaaatagcaaatgggtcttataaaaagggataaaaaaaattctcaaaagggtcttataattagggacggagggagtataatataAAGTTGGATACAGGTAGACATTTCAAATATAGTTATAGTTGCAAATTAATTTCAGAAGCTAAACCTTGGGATGAAGTGAGACTTGACTagatattttttagtttatatgaACAATTTGTTATTCCATTTTCGGTAATATTTCAGAGTCTGTCAGATTAATCAACACATGCACGTTTCCACTCTTGATAGTTAAACTATGTACGAGTTTTTAGACAAATTAAGCACCTGCTTCACCAGCTGTATGAGAATATACATTGATAGGTGAGGATTTTACCAtttctcagttttttttttccaaacacaTTCTCAAGTCATATCATGTGGGGTTTTTTAACACCCCATCTTATGATTAAAAACATTTGAAGCGTGGTTATTCGGGTGATCCAACaaattttagataaattttaataatgttATAATTTTGGTTGAGTTATAACCCACCCTTATGATAGACAATTAGCAAATGTATCAAAAAcgatcgaagtagtaaaataatattgtttttataagGATTGTTTTTAATCTCAACAAGTTAAAGGTGTTATTATTCAGGATgtataaaagttattttgttttgcCATTAGGCAATTGATtggtttgattgcataaaagTAACGATAAAAAATAAAGCTCGGTTGTagagaataagagagagatgagatcaggtctttcgaatcatctatgttc
Above is a genomic segment from Medicago truncatula cultivar Jemalong A17 chromosome 5, MtrunA17r5.0-ANR, whole genome shotgun sequence containing:
- the LOC25495054 gene encoding putative protease Do-like 14, which gives rise to MYDNTPQAVFKKILKRKNPWLRECIKEEFNPENYKPDPELMHRIKNLSKRPKFNSKDDNVFLDLQTKKAALKVSSSVVALLSYTTGDQELNQCSGVIVENDANNAHIVLTSANLLRRPREKGLLDDTLADSLKVIVYLYDGGSYVGEVCAYDFHFNIAWIRFQSDISLPTAILRQVDDYINVNPAQDNSFPLHPHSSHFNLVPGLPIVAVGRYFAKPFDLMAAPGQFILDRCDLDCKELFMGSCKTTSCGEGGALVNLSGEVIGITFYYDYGFTTPFMPINIARKSWEHYKRYGGLRRPSLGVVATNLYTADVSLIEKVIQKVPSICNGVLVEKVIQGSCADSAGLQLEDVIVECGGKTVLSFLEFLEMVWDKKVGDVLQLSIVRASQYDPIHVNMVVDEVAVEYFYHWPRK